One Aquarana catesbeiana isolate 2022-GZ linkage group LG11, ASM4218655v1, whole genome shotgun sequence genomic window carries:
- the SPTY2D1 gene encoding protein SPT2 homolog isoform X2, producing the protein MDFYKVMKVAAAQSSGDGSTKRYSLAVGPPKKDPKVKGVQSAAVRAFLRRKEEEILQKELEEQRKKEELLAKRKEMKHDKKARAMASRTKDNFHGYNGIPIEDKPKKSKKDLEMDNDTNDTNVQGENEEYLTEEEMYEYSQSESEQEEIEEPAPPPPKKQKPNNIKKPPSAALNFAELLKLAEKKQFEPVELKPVKKDEERPRTAEEIRELEFLQRKNQKAEKSIDKHSKTHGQVVKVHKSSSDKHSSSNERHSEDKKSKSSSLSKSVPPERVKSVSSEAIKRHLDGSHKSEKPISSSSHSKISKVSSNGNAKSSSGRDHAARQTSSSSSSSSSKRDVSINGKLQGSVRPDGSNVSSGKPTGNSSSSSVRPSSAPKPSGSTVSSTARPSGSSGSTRPSGTSGSTRPSGTSGSTRPSGTSGSTRPSGTSGSTRPSGTSGSTRPSGSSGSTRPSGSSGSTRPSGSSGSTRPSGSSGSTRPSGSSGSTRPSGSSGSTRPSGSSGSTRPSGSSGSTRPSGSSGSTRPTGGSISSSNQPPSSSSSSKSHSSSGSVRPSSSSSSVKPTSNSGSVKNPLSSSGGSRPSSGGHSSSSSGPARPSSVSGSSRPITGPPSSSAKPKGVPSGKELVRPNGGLPLSSRPPAISGPGRPMNNSATGLGSKPKCTVVAETISSKNFVPKSSNGPVNGMRPGPQNGMRPGPQNGMRPGPQNAMRPGPQNGMRPGLPPGQRPMARPPGQRLPPITSSYKRRIDDDDDEEYDSEMEDFIDDGGESQDEISKHIREIFGYDRSKYRDESDYALKYMESSFREQQKEEARSLRLGIQEDLEELRREEEELKRKEKLAKKMKKR; encoded by the exons AAGCGGTACAGCTTGGCTGTGGGCCCACCGAAGAAAGACCCAAAGGTGAAAGGGGTGCAGTCTGCTGCAGTCCGGGCGTTTCTGAGGCGGAAGGAAGAGGAGATACTCCAGAAAG aactggaagaacagagaaagaaagaggagctTTTGGCTAAACGGAAAGAAATGAAACATGACAAGAAAGCCAGGGCCATGGCATCAAGGACAAAAGACAACTTTCATGGGTATAATGGCATTCCGATAGAAGACAAacccaaaaaaagcaaaaaggacCTCGAGATGGACAACGATACAAACGACACCAACGTACAGGGTGAAAACGAGGAGTACCTGACAGAGGAAGAAATGTATGAATATTCTCAAAGTGAGTCCGAGCAAGAAGAGATTGAGGAGCCAgcgccaccaccaccaaaaaaacagAAACCCAACAACATCAAGAAACCTCCGTCAGCAGCCTTGAACTTTGCCGAATTGTTGAAACTTGCTGAGAAAAAACAGTTTGAGCCGGTGGAGCTGAAACCTGTGAAAAAAGATGAGGAAAGACCAAGGACGGCAGAAGAAATACGAGAACTTGAGTTTTTGCAACGGAAGAATCAAAAAGCCGAGAAGTCCATTGACAAACACTCAAAAACCCACGGACAGGTGGTGAAAGTTCATAAAAGCTCTTCAGATAAACATTCCTCTTCTAATGAACGTCATTCCGAGGACAAAAAATCAAAAAGCTCATCTCTTTCCAAAAGTGTTCCCCCTGAGAGAGTCAAAAGTGTGTCTAGTGAAGCAATTAAAAGGCATTTGGATGGGAGCCACAAATCTGAAAAGCCAATCTCCTCCAGTTCTCACAGTAAAATCTCTAAAGTTTCTTCCAATGGAAATGCCAAATCATCTTCTGGCAGGGATCATGCTGCTAGGCAGActtcatcctcatcctcttcatcctcctctaaACGAGATGTAAGCATCAATGGAAAACTTCAGGGTAGCGTTCGACCAGATGGGTCAAATGTAAGTTCTGGGAAACCAACAGGGAATTCTAGTTCTAGCTCTGTAAGGCCTTCTAGTGCACCCAAGCCTTCTGGAAGTACTGTTTCTAGCACTGCTAGGCCATCTGGGTCTTCTGGCTCCACCAGGCCGTCTGGGACTTCTGGCTCCACCAGGCCGTCTGGGACTTCTGGCTCCACCAGGCCGTCTGGGACTTCTGGCTCCACCAGGCCGTCTGGGACTTCTGGCTCCACCAGGCCGTCTGGGACTTCTGGCTCCACCAGGCCGTCTGGGTCTTCTGGCTCCACCAGGCCGTCTGGGTCTTCTGGCTCCACCAGGCCGTCTGGGTCTTCTGGCTCCACCAGGCCGTCTGGGTCTTCTGGCTCCACCAGGCCGTCTGGGTCTTCTGGCTCCACCAGGCCGTCTGGGTCTTCTGGCTCCACCAGGCCGTCTGGGTCTTCTGGCTCCACCAGGCCGTCTGGGTCTTCTGGCTCCACCAGGCCGTCTGGGTCTTCTGGCTCCACCAGGCCCACTGGAGGATCAATTTCTTCATCAAACCAGCCACCGTCAAGTTCTAGTTCCTCCAAGTCTCACAGCAGCTCCGGTTCTGTTCGTCCTTCCAGTAGCTCAAGTTCAGTCAAGCCCACCAGCAATTCTGGGTCAGTTAAAAATCCTCTTAGCAGCTCTGGTGGATCACGCCCTAGCAGCGGAGGGCATTCAAGCAGCAGTTCGGGTCCAGCTCGTCCTTCTAGTGTTTCCGGATCTAGTAGACCAATCACTGGACCTCCCTCATCGAGTGCTAAACCTAAAGGTGTTCCTTCAGGAAAAGAACTGGTGCGCCCCAACGGTGGCCTACCTTTGAGTTCTCGACCTCCTGCTATTTCTGGCCCTGGAAGGCCAATGAATAATTCAGCAACAGGACTCGGGTCAAAGCCCAAATGCACTGTGGTGGCCGAAACCATTTCGTCCAAAAATTTTGTTCCTAAATCGAGCAATGGACCAGTAAATGGAATGAGACCTGGACCTCAAAATGGAATGAGACCTGGACCTCAAAATGGAATGAGACCTGGACCTCAAAATGCAATGAGACCTGGACCTCAAAATGGAATGAGACCCGGACTGCCACCTGGACAGAGACCTATGGCACGCCCTCCAG GACAAAGACTGCCACCAATAACCAGTTCCTACAAGAGAAGAatcgatgatgatgatgacgaggaGTACGACTCAGAAATGGAAGACTTTATAGATGATGGAGGAGAATCCCAAGACGAGATTTCTAAGCACATTCGGGAAATATTTGGCTATGACAGGTCAAA ATATAGGGATGAGAGTGACTATGCACTGAAATACATGGAATCTTCTTTCCGGGAACAGCAGAAGGAGGAAGCCAGGAG CCTGCGGTTAGGAAT
- the SPTY2D1 gene encoding protein SPT2 homolog isoform X1 has product MDFYKVMKVAAAQSSGDGSTDAGCPSESAAVPSVQKRYSLAVGPPKKDPKVKGVQSAAVRAFLRRKEEEILQKELEEQRKKEELLAKRKEMKHDKKARAMASRTKDNFHGYNGIPIEDKPKKSKKDLEMDNDTNDTNVQGENEEYLTEEEMYEYSQSESEQEEIEEPAPPPPKKQKPNNIKKPPSAALNFAELLKLAEKKQFEPVELKPVKKDEERPRTAEEIRELEFLQRKNQKAEKSIDKHSKTHGQVVKVHKSSSDKHSSSNERHSEDKKSKSSSLSKSVPPERVKSVSSEAIKRHLDGSHKSEKPISSSSHSKISKVSSNGNAKSSSGRDHAARQTSSSSSSSSSKRDVSINGKLQGSVRPDGSNVSSGKPTGNSSSSSVRPSSAPKPSGSTVSSTARPSGSSGSTRPSGTSGSTRPSGTSGSTRPSGTSGSTRPSGTSGSTRPSGTSGSTRPSGSSGSTRPSGSSGSTRPSGSSGSTRPSGSSGSTRPSGSSGSTRPSGSSGSTRPSGSSGSTRPSGSSGSTRPSGSSGSTRPTGGSISSSNQPPSSSSSSKSHSSSGSVRPSSSSSSVKPTSNSGSVKNPLSSSGGSRPSSGGHSSSSSGPARPSSVSGSSRPITGPPSSSAKPKGVPSGKELVRPNGGLPLSSRPPAISGPGRPMNNSATGLGSKPKCTVVAETISSKNFVPKSSNGPVNGMRPGPQNGMRPGPQNGMRPGPQNAMRPGPQNGMRPGLPPGQRPMARPPGQRLPPITSSYKRRIDDDDDEEYDSEMEDFIDDGGESQDEISKHIREIFGYDRSKYRDESDYALKYMESSFREQQKEEARSLRLGIQEDLEELRREEEELKRKEKLAKKMKKR; this is encoded by the exons AAGCGGTACAGCTTGGCTGTGGGCCCACCGAAGAAAGACCCAAAGGTGAAAGGGGTGCAGTCTGCTGCAGTCCGGGCGTTTCTGAGGCGGAAGGAAGAGGAGATACTCCAGAAAG aactggaagaacagagaaagaaagaggagctTTTGGCTAAACGGAAAGAAATGAAACATGACAAGAAAGCCAGGGCCATGGCATCAAGGACAAAAGACAACTTTCATGGGTATAATGGCATTCCGATAGAAGACAAacccaaaaaaagcaaaaaggacCTCGAGATGGACAACGATACAAACGACACCAACGTACAGGGTGAAAACGAGGAGTACCTGACAGAGGAAGAAATGTATGAATATTCTCAAAGTGAGTCCGAGCAAGAAGAGATTGAGGAGCCAgcgccaccaccaccaaaaaaacagAAACCCAACAACATCAAGAAACCTCCGTCAGCAGCCTTGAACTTTGCCGAATTGTTGAAACTTGCTGAGAAAAAACAGTTTGAGCCGGTGGAGCTGAAACCTGTGAAAAAAGATGAGGAAAGACCAAGGACGGCAGAAGAAATACGAGAACTTGAGTTTTTGCAACGGAAGAATCAAAAAGCCGAGAAGTCCATTGACAAACACTCAAAAACCCACGGACAGGTGGTGAAAGTTCATAAAAGCTCTTCAGATAAACATTCCTCTTCTAATGAACGTCATTCCGAGGACAAAAAATCAAAAAGCTCATCTCTTTCCAAAAGTGTTCCCCCTGAGAGAGTCAAAAGTGTGTCTAGTGAAGCAATTAAAAGGCATTTGGATGGGAGCCACAAATCTGAAAAGCCAATCTCCTCCAGTTCTCACAGTAAAATCTCTAAAGTTTCTTCCAATGGAAATGCCAAATCATCTTCTGGCAGGGATCATGCTGCTAGGCAGActtcatcctcatcctcttcatcctcctctaaACGAGATGTAAGCATCAATGGAAAACTTCAGGGTAGCGTTCGACCAGATGGGTCAAATGTAAGTTCTGGGAAACCAACAGGGAATTCTAGTTCTAGCTCTGTAAGGCCTTCTAGTGCACCCAAGCCTTCTGGAAGTACTGTTTCTAGCACTGCTAGGCCATCTGGGTCTTCTGGCTCCACCAGGCCGTCTGGGACTTCTGGCTCCACCAGGCCGTCTGGGACTTCTGGCTCCACCAGGCCGTCTGGGACTTCTGGCTCCACCAGGCCGTCTGGGACTTCTGGCTCCACCAGGCCGTCTGGGACTTCTGGCTCCACCAGGCCGTCTGGGTCTTCTGGCTCCACCAGGCCGTCTGGGTCTTCTGGCTCCACCAGGCCGTCTGGGTCTTCTGGCTCCACCAGGCCGTCTGGGTCTTCTGGCTCCACCAGGCCGTCTGGGTCTTCTGGCTCCACCAGGCCGTCTGGGTCTTCTGGCTCCACCAGGCCGTCTGGGTCTTCTGGCTCCACCAGGCCGTCTGGGTCTTCTGGCTCCACCAGGCCGTCTGGGTCTTCTGGCTCCACCAGGCCCACTGGAGGATCAATTTCTTCATCAAACCAGCCACCGTCAAGTTCTAGTTCCTCCAAGTCTCACAGCAGCTCCGGTTCTGTTCGTCCTTCCAGTAGCTCAAGTTCAGTCAAGCCCACCAGCAATTCTGGGTCAGTTAAAAATCCTCTTAGCAGCTCTGGTGGATCACGCCCTAGCAGCGGAGGGCATTCAAGCAGCAGTTCGGGTCCAGCTCGTCCTTCTAGTGTTTCCGGATCTAGTAGACCAATCACTGGACCTCCCTCATCGAGTGCTAAACCTAAAGGTGTTCCTTCAGGAAAAGAACTGGTGCGCCCCAACGGTGGCCTACCTTTGAGTTCTCGACCTCCTGCTATTTCTGGCCCTGGAAGGCCAATGAATAATTCAGCAACAGGACTCGGGTCAAAGCCCAAATGCACTGTGGTGGCCGAAACCATTTCGTCCAAAAATTTTGTTCCTAAATCGAGCAATGGACCAGTAAATGGAATGAGACCTGGACCTCAAAATGGAATGAGACCTGGACCTCAAAATGGAATGAGACCTGGACCTCAAAATGCAATGAGACCTGGACCTCAAAATGGAATGAGACCCGGACTGCCACCTGGACAGAGACCTATGGCACGCCCTCCAG GACAAAGACTGCCACCAATAACCAGTTCCTACAAGAGAAGAatcgatgatgatgatgacgaggaGTACGACTCAGAAATGGAAGACTTTATAGATGATGGAGGAGAATCCCAAGACGAGATTTCTAAGCACATTCGGGAAATATTTGGCTATGACAGGTCAAA ATATAGGGATGAGAGTGACTATGCACTGAAATACATGGAATCTTCTTTCCGGGAACAGCAGAAGGAGGAAGCCAGGAG CCTGCGGTTAGGAAT